From one Rattus norvegicus strain BN/NHsdMcwi chromosome 7, GRCr8, whole genome shotgun sequence genomic stretch:
- the Mgat3 gene encoding beta-1,4-mannosyl-glycoprotein 4-beta-N-acetylglucosaminyltransferase, whose translation MKMRRYKLFLMFCMAGLCLISFLHFFKTLSYVTFPRELASLSPNLISSFFWNNAPVTPQASPEPGDPDLLRTPLYSHSPLLQPLSPSKATEELHRVDFVLPEDTTEYFVRTKAGGVCFKPGTRMLEKPSPGRTEEKTKVAEGSSVRGPARRPMRHVLSARERLGGRGTRRKWVECVCLPGWHGPSCGVPTVVQYSNLPTKERLVPREVPRRVINAININHEFDLLDVRFHELGDVVDAFVVCESNFTAYGEPRPLKFREMLTNGTFEYIRHKVLYVFLDHFPPGGRQDGWIADDYLRTFLTQDGVSRLRNLRPDDVFIIDDADEIPARDGVLFLKLYDGWTEPFAFHMRKSLYGFFWKQPGTLEVVSGCTIDMLQAVYGLDGIRLRRRQYYTMPNFRQYENRTGHILVQWSLGSPLHFAGWHCSWCFTPEGIYFKLVSAQNGDFPRWGDYEDKRDLNYIRSLIRTGGWFDGTQQEYPPADPSEHMYAPKYLLKNYDQFRYLLENPYREPKSTVEGGRRNQGSDGRSSAVRGKLDTTEG comes from the coding sequence ATGAAGATGAGACGCTACAAGCTTTTTCTCATGTTCTGTATGGCCGGCCTGTGCCTCATCTCCTTCCTGCACTTCTTTAAGACGTTATCCTATGTCACCTTCCCGAGAGAACTGGCCTCCCTCAGCCCTAACCTCATATCCAGCTTCTTCTGGAACAATGCCCCTGTCACTCCCCAGGCCAGTCCGGAGCCCGGTGACCCCGACTTGTTACGGACTCCACTCTACTCCCACTCCCCCCTGCTCCAGCCACTGTCCCCTAGCAAGGCCACCGAAGAACTGCACCGGGTGGACTTCGTGTTGCCGGAGGACACCACAGAGTATTTTGTGCGCACCAAAGCTGGCGGTGTGTGCTTCAAACCAGGTACCAGGATGCTGGAGAAACCTTCTCCAGGGCGGACAGAGGAGAAGACCAAGGTGGCTGAGGGGTCCTCGGTCCGGGGTCCTGCTCGGAGGCCTATGCGGCATGTGTTGAGTGCACGGGAGCGCCTGGGAGGCCGGGGCACTAGGCGCAAGTGggttgagtgtgtgtgcctgccagGCTGGCACGGGCCCAGCTGCGGGGTGCCCACTGTGGTCCAGTATTCCAACCTGCCCACCAAGGAGCGCCTGGTACCCAGGGAGGTGCCGAGGCGGGTTATCAACGCCATCAACATCAACCATGAGTTCGACCTGCTGGATGTGCGCTTCCATGAGCTGGGCGATGTTGTGGACGCCTTTGTGGTCTGCGAATCCAATTTCACCGCCTACGGGGAGCCTCGGCCGCTCAAGTTCCGAGAGATGCTGACCAATGGCACCTTCGAGTACATCCGCCACAAGGTGCTCTACGTCTTCCTGGACCACTTCCCACCTGGTGGCCGTCAGGACGGCTGGATTGCAGACGACTACCTGCGTACCTTCCTCACCCAGGATGGTGTCTCCCGCCTGCGCAACCTGCGACCTGATGACGTCTTTATCATCGACGACGCGGACGAGATCCCTGCGCGTGATGGTGTGCTGTTCCTCAAGCTCTACGATGGCTGGACAGAGCCCTTCGCCTTCCATATGCGCAAGTCCCTGTATGGTTTCTTTTGGAAGCAACCAGGCACACTGGAGGTGGTGTCAGGCTGCACCATTGACATGCTGCAGGCTGTGTATGGGCTGGACGGCATCCGCCTGCGCCGCCGTCAGTACTACACCATGCCCAACTTTCGACAGTATGAGAACCGCACCGGCCACATCCTAGTGCAGTGGTCTCTCGGCAGCCCCCTGCACTTCGCGGGCTGGCACTGCTCCTGGTGCTTCACACCCGAGGGCATCTACTTCAAACTCGTGTCGGCCCAGAATGGTGACTTCCCCCGCTGGGGTGACTACGAGGACAAGAGGGACCTCAATTACATCCGAAGCTTGATTCGCACTGGGGGATGGTTCGACGGCACGCAGCAGGAGTACCCTCCTGCAGACCCCAGTGAACACATGTATGCTCCTAAGTACCTGCTCAAGAACTATGACCAGTTCCGCTACTTGCTCGAAAATCCCTACCGGGAGCCCAAGAGCACTGTAGAGGGTGGGCGCCGGAACCAGGGCTCAGACGGAAGGTCATCTGCTGTCAGGGGCAAGTTGGATACAACGGAGGGCTAG